In one window of Candidatus Deferrimicrobiaceae bacterium DNA:
- a CDS encoding PAS domain S-box protein, whose product MDWTSSKETNWICRQIVTEALDGIIIADREGTIRLWNTGAERIFGRPAAEALGQTLDLIVPEKYRVDHWAGFQKTMASGATKYGAETLNVPAMRADGSRASIEFTVVLLREPAGRVAGVAAIIRDATARREKELALKKRLEALEADSSGTAR is encoded by the coding sequence ATGGACTGGACATCTTCGAAGGAAACCAACTGGATCTGCCGTCAGATCGTCACGGAAGCGCTCGACGGCATCATCATCGCCGACCGGGAGGGGACGATCCGCCTCTGGAACACCGGCGCCGAGCGGATCTTCGGCCGACCGGCCGCCGAGGCGCTGGGTCAGACGCTCGACCTGATCGTGCCCGAAAAATACCGGGTCGACCACTGGGCGGGCTTCCAAAAAACGATGGCGTCCGGCGCGACGAAATACGGCGCCGAAACGCTCAACGTCCCGGCGATGCGGGCGGACGGCAGCCGCGCCTCGATCGAGTTCACCGTCGTGCTGCTGCGCGAGCCGGCGGGCCGGGTTGCCGGCGTCGCGGCGATCATCCGCGATGCGACCGCCCGCCGCGAAAAAGAGCTCGCGCTCAAGAAGCGGCTCGAGGCGCTCGAAGCCGATTCCTCCGGCACCGCCCGCTAG
- a CDS encoding response regulator has protein sequence MTDDRSEKPGASLSAGGTTLPPGTLPSLPETREVFAGEDAATILSTLFPTGQTGKIPEEPSDTAPPAENDDDPRCPILLVDDDAPSRETLLTHLTGRGCRVRAVASAKEGLALPGIDRFAVALVDLNMPGMDGLQMLAELDRLAPDTEVILMTSHATLETAIEAIRRGAYDYLRKPFSDIDDVLRSVERACEHRRLAMRNRELVADLASRNSELSAAVMRLTALIEAGRAMSGIESLSELLDFFIGLVSKELDVERASLMLINENSREMSVAASRGISSELAAKIRIRVGDGIAGWVAKEGKPILVKDVRTDPRTHRSLARNALTETPSDEGSFISAPIVLSIPIIVHEKTLGVINVTNKRSGDPFREEDMAFLYGLAGQAAVAIEKTRHYNELKLAYESLKDAQDQLVASERLKALGQMAAGVAHDFNNLLNGILGKAELLALKLSEKEPDRGAILAGLEMIEQITLQGAETVKRVQDFTRIRKDHPTNAVDVNALIRNAVEMTKPKWKYEAETRGVPVDVELLLGDVPPTTGNPSELTQVVSNLVFNAVEAMPRGGRVVITSRRDGDAIAIGIADTGVGMSKATQGHIFEPFFTTKETGQGLGMSIVYGILARHGGEISVDSGENRGTTFTVRIPVRAPARQASDAPGDAGAALQPSARILIVDDDDLNLKMLNEALTARGHRVSASSTGNDAIEIFRREPFDLVLTDLSMPGMSGWQVAREVKACNPRVPVILLSGWAIQQDEEKVRESGVDYVISKPCSLKTLKGAVDEALHSGPRN, from the coding sequence ATGACCGACGACCGATCCGAAAAGCCGGGCGCCTCCCTTTCCGCCGGCGGAACGACGCTCCCCCCGGGAACGCTGCCCTCGCTCCCCGAAACCCGCGAAGTCTTCGCGGGAGAAGACGCCGCCACGATCCTTTCCACGCTGTTCCCGACCGGCCAGACGGGAAAGATTCCGGAAGAGCCGTCCGATACCGCCCCCCCGGCGGAGAACGACGACGATCCGCGCTGCCCGATCCTCCTCGTCGACGACGATGCGCCGTCGCGCGAAACGCTCCTGACCCACCTTACAGGCAGGGGCTGCCGCGTGCGCGCCGTCGCCTCCGCGAAAGAAGGTCTCGCGCTTCCCGGGATCGACCGGTTCGCCGTCGCCCTGGTCGACCTCAACATGCCGGGGATGGACGGCCTCCAGATGCTGGCCGAGCTGGACCGACTAGCTCCCGACACCGAAGTGATCCTGATGACGAGTCACGCCACGCTCGAGACGGCGATCGAGGCCATCCGGCGCGGGGCATACGATTATCTTCGCAAGCCGTTCTCCGACATCGACGACGTCCTGAGGTCGGTCGAGCGGGCCTGCGAGCACCGACGCCTCGCGATGCGGAACCGCGAGCTGGTCGCCGACCTCGCGTCGCGGAACAGCGAGCTCTCGGCCGCGGTCATGCGGCTGACCGCGCTGATCGAGGCCGGGCGCGCGATGAGCGGCATCGAGTCGCTTTCCGAGCTGCTCGACTTCTTCATCGGGCTGGTCAGCAAGGAGCTCGACGTCGAGCGGGCGTCGCTCATGCTGATCAACGAGAACAGCCGCGAGATGAGCGTGGCCGCGAGCCGCGGCATCAGCAGCGAGCTGGCCGCCAAGATCCGCATCCGGGTCGGCGACGGCATCGCCGGGTGGGTCGCCAAGGAGGGCAAGCCGATCCTGGTCAAGGACGTCCGGACCGACCCGCGCACCCATCGCTCCCTCGCCCGGAACGCGCTCACGGAGACGCCGAGCGACGAGGGTTCCTTCATCTCGGCCCCGATCGTGCTCTCGATCCCGATCATCGTCCACGAGAAGACGCTGGGCGTCATCAACGTCACCAACAAGCGGTCCGGCGACCCGTTCCGGGAAGAGGACATGGCCTTCCTCTACGGACTTGCCGGGCAGGCGGCAGTCGCCATCGAGAAGACGCGCCACTACAACGAGCTCAAGCTCGCCTACGAGTCGCTCAAGGACGCCCAGGACCAGCTCGTCGCCTCCGAGCGCCTGAAGGCGCTGGGCCAGATGGCGGCGGGCGTCGCCCACGATTTCAACAACCTGCTCAACGGCATTCTCGGCAAGGCCGAGCTGCTCGCGCTGAAGCTCTCCGAGAAGGAACCCGACCGCGGCGCCATCCTTGCCGGCCTCGAGATGATCGAGCAGATCACGCTGCAGGGCGCCGAGACGGTCAAACGGGTGCAGGACTTCACCCGTATAAGGAAAGACCACCCGACGAACGCGGTCGACGTCAACGCGCTCATCCGCAACGCCGTCGAGATGACCAAGCCCAAGTGGAAGTATGAGGCCGAGACGCGCGGCGTCCCGGTCGACGTCGAGCTGCTGCTCGGCGACGTGCCGCCGACCACGGGGAACCCGTCCGAGCTGACCCAGGTCGTGTCCAACCTCGTGTTCAACGCGGTCGAGGCGATGCCCCGCGGCGGGCGCGTCGTCATCACCTCCCGGCGCGACGGTGACGCGATCGCCATCGGCATCGCCGATACGGGCGTCGGCATGAGCAAGGCCACGCAGGGCCACATCTTCGAGCCGTTCTTCACGACCAAGGAGACGGGGCAGGGGCTGGGGATGTCGATCGTCTACGGCATCCTCGCGCGCCACGGGGGCGAGATCTCGGTCGACAGCGGCGAGAACCGGGGAACGACCTTCACGGTGCGCATTCCCGTCCGCGCCCCCGCCCGGCAAGCATCCGACGCCCCCGGCGACGCGGGTGCGGCGCTCCAGCCTTCCGCGCGCATCCTCATTGTCGACGACGACGACCTCAACCTCAAGATGCTCAACGAGGCGCTGACCGCGCGCGGCCACCGGGTCTCCGCATCCTCGACCGGAAACGACGCGATCGAGATCTTCCGGCGGGAGCCCTTCGACCTCGTCCTGACCGACCTCAGCATGCCGGGCATGTCGGGCTGGCAGGTCGCCCGCGAGGTCAAGGCGTGCAATCCGCGCGTGCCGGTCATCCTCCTCAGCGGCTGGGCGATCCAACAGGACGAGGAGAAGGTCCGCGAATCCGGCGTAGACTACGTCATCTCAAAACCGTGCTCGCTCAAGACGCTCAAGGGCGCCGTCGACGAAGCGCTGCACTCGGGGCCCAGAAACTGA